One Oceanicoccus sagamiensis genomic region harbors:
- a CDS encoding MFS transporter, with protein MTAPNISTTVTASLGPIQLMPGVMPRHLLTFFYASFIGITLNTYVNFIQPYVLRVQLGIPDEEQGKFTGDLVFYSEIILLMGCAVAGALADRISRRVVFTLGLLILAFAYSLYGFVDQSVELLLLRLVFALGMAFINVMVSTVQADYPQEASRGKLVGFTGLSIGLGAVFLALVLSQLPSWYGVNQDDKTAGLYALLTVSAIAFVSALVILTGLWSGPELNKTAEKSSWVTMLKESMQAAVDNPRVALAYGCAFVARGDLIVIGVFFSLWLNQVGVSQGLSAGDALKQAGIFFLVVQFTALLWAPVSGLVIDRLNRVVAMAISLLLAAIGYGSMGFIVDPLGVWMYPAAVLLGIGQMSVMSASQTLIGQEAPERIRGSVMGMFSIAGAVGILFITKVGGIVFDQWKPGPFVIVAVINLLLCLVAIGIVRQGNAESSQPLSE; from the coding sequence ATGACAGCGCCAAATATATCGACCACAGTCACTGCTTCGTTGGGCCCTATACAGTTAATGCCGGGGGTTATGCCTCGCCATTTACTCACCTTTTTTTATGCATCCTTTATCGGCATTACCCTTAATACTTATGTCAATTTTATTCAGCCTTATGTGCTGCGGGTGCAGTTGGGTATCCCCGATGAGGAGCAGGGTAAATTTACCGGCGACCTGGTTTTTTACAGTGAAATTATATTGTTAATGGGCTGCGCCGTGGCTGGCGCGCTGGCGGATCGCATATCGCGGCGGGTAGTATTTACATTGGGCTTGTTGATATTGGCCTTTGCCTACTCGCTCTACGGCTTTGTAGATCAGTCAGTAGAATTATTACTATTGCGGTTGGTCTTTGCCCTGGGTATGGCCTTTATTAATGTCATGGTTTCAACGGTGCAGGCCGATTACCCGCAGGAAGCGTCACGGGGTAAATTGGTAGGTTTTACCGGCTTATCCATAGGTCTTGGGGCAGTGTTTCTGGCATTGGTGTTATCCCAGTTACCCAGTTGGTACGGCGTTAACCAGGATGATAAAACAGCAGGTTTATATGCATTGTTAACGGTTTCTGCTATCGCCTTTGTTTCAGCGTTAGTTATTTTAACCGGCTTGTGGTCGGGGCCTGAACTGAATAAAACAGCAGAAAAAAGCTCATGGGTGACCATGCTAAAAGAAAGTATGCAGGCGGCTGTGGATAATCCCAGAGTGGCACTGGCCTATGGTTGCGCTTTTGTTGCCCGTGGTGATTTGATTGTAATAGGTGTGTTTTTTAGCCTTTGGTTAAATCAGGTGGGAGTTAGTCAGGGCTTATCTGCGGGGGACGCCTTAAAACAGGCAGGCATTTTCTTTTTAGTGGTGCAATTTACCGCGCTGCTATGGGCGCCGGTTTCAGGTTTGGTGATAGATCGCTTAAACCGGGTTGTTGCAATGGCTATCTCATTATTGCTGGCCGCTATTGGCTATGGTTCGATGGGTTTTATTGTTGACCCATTGGGGGTGTGGATGTACCCGGCGGCGGTGTTATTGGGTATTGGCCAAATGAGTGTGATGTCTGCCAGCCAAACATTAATCGGGCAAGAAGCGCCGGAGAGAATTCGTGGTTCGGTGATGGGTATGTTTTCCATTGCCGGTGCGGTCGGCATTTTATTTATTACCAAGGTAGGTGGGATAGTCTTCGATCAGTGGAAGCCTGGTCCTTTTGTGATTGTTGCGGTGATTAACCTACTGCTTTGTCTGGTGGCTATTGGTAT